A window of the Hypomesus transpacificus isolate Combined female chromosome 10, fHypTra1, whole genome shotgun sequence genome harbors these coding sequences:
- the eif2b5 gene encoding translation initiation factor eIF-2B subunit epsilon, producing MSNMAVRGGKQNRSCPGLSGRKGVGDQDEDEQPLQAVLVADSFNRRFFPISKDQPRALLPLGNVAMIDYTLEFLTSTGVQETFVFCCWMSNKIKEHLLKSKWCRPTSPNVVHIITSDLYRSLGDVLRDVDAKSLVRSDFVLVYGDVVSNIDVSQALHEHRYRRKMEKNISVMTMIFKESSPGHKSRCEEDDIIIGIDSKSKRILHYQKTQGLKKLQFPMNIFHSGSDEFEIRYDLLDCHISICSPQVAELFTDNFDYQTRNDFVKGILVNEEILGNQIHMHMTKDGYGARVSNLLMYDSVSSDMVRRWVYPLTPEANFTDQKGRGCTHSRHNVYRGSGVSLGHGSQMEENILIGSDTSIGANCHISNSVIGNNCTIGDNVVLDRAYIWNNVHIANNVDISQSVVCDGAEVKVGVRLNKQCVLAYNVVIGPSISLPEGSVVSMHHPEEVDDEDDDDEFLSDDRDVGNSKDKTKQKTFNPVEVGAEGRGYIWKASCLDDDDEELAQCLWGLVLNPDPESESESEASEDSQDPGSRSVSPEMDDVKVFQLEVLGTLQRGLEENIGCDNLVLEINSLKYAYNITLKEVMQILTRVVLDFPFQQQGHQLTTPQYTSLLLPLLKRWAPVFKNYIKRVQDYLDCLSAIEELFLEQETHWGAMVKVLMNMYQLEILEEDTILRWFSQGATTDQSKRLRKNQGLQKFIQWLEEAEEEGE from the exons ATGTCAAACATGGCTGTCAGAGGGGGAAAGCAGAACCGTTCATGTCCTGGTCTTTCAGGTAGGAAAGGAGTAGGTGATCAAGATGAGGACGAGCAACCACTACAGGCAGTGCTGGTTGCTGACAGTTTCAACCGGAGATTTTTCCCCATCTCGAAAGACCAGCCCAGA GCTCTACTACCTCTTGGCAATGTGGCGATGATTGACTACACCCTAGAGTTCCTGACATCAACAGGAGTACAGGAAACCTTTGTCTTCTGCTGTTGGATGTCCAATAAGATCAAGGAGCACTTGCT TAAATCAAAATGGTGCCGCCCCACCTCTCCGAATGTAGTCCACATCATCACCTCGGACCTGTACCGTTCTCTCGGCGATGTGCTGAGGGATGTAGATGCCAAGTCCCTGGTCCGTTCAGACTTTGTGCTCGTCTATGGAGACGTGGTGTCAAACATTGATGTCAGTCAAGCCTTGCATGAGCACAG GTATCGTCGTAAAATGGAGAAGAACATCTCTGTGATGACCATGATCTTCAAAGAGTCTTCGCCTGGACACAAGTCACGCTGTGAGgaggatgacatcatcattgGCATAGACAGCAAGAGCAAACGCATTCTTCACTATCAGAAGACACAGGGGTTGAAGAAGCTGCAGTTCCCAATG AATATTTTCCACAGTGGAAGTGATGAGTTTGAAATCCGATATGACCTGCTGGACTGTCACATCAGCATCTGCTCCCCACAG GTAGCTGAGCTCTTCACTGACAACTTTGACTACCAAACAAGGAATGACTTTGTAAAAGGGATTTTGGTTAATGAGGAG ATCCTGGGAAACCAGATACACATGCATATGACCAAGGATGGTTATGGAGCTCGGGTGTCTAACCTGCTCATGTACGACTCTGTATCGTCGGACATGGTACGTCGCTGGGTCTACCCCCTCACGCCCGAGGCCAACTTTACCGACCAGAAGGGCCGTGGCTGCACACACTCCCGTCACAACGTATACCGGGGGTCGGGGGTTAGCCTGGgtcatgggagtcagatggaggAGAACATTCTGATCGGCTCTGACACGAGCATTGGGGCTAACTGTCACATCTCAAACAGTGTCATCGGCAACAACTGCACCATAG GGGATAACGTGGTTCTGGACCGCGCCTATATCTGGAATAACGTTCACATCGCCAACAATGTGGACATCAGCCAGTCTGTTGTGTGTGACGGAGCCGAGGTCAAAGTGGGCGTCAGGCTAAACAAACAGTGTGTGCTGGCCTATAAC GTGGTGATAGGACCAAGCATTTCCCTCCCAGAAGGCAGCGTGGTGTCGATGCACCACCCAGAGGAGGTGGACGAcgaggatgatgatgacgagTTCCTGAGTGACGATAGAGACGTGGGCAACAGCAAGGACAAGACCAAGCAGAAGA CTTTTAACCCTGTGGAGgtaggagcagaggggagaggttATATCTGGAAGGCCAGCTGTCTggacgacgacgacgaggagTTGGCCCAGTGCCTATGGG GGCTGGTGTTGAACCCTGACccagagagtgagagcgagagtgagGCCAGTGAGGACTCTCAGGACCCTGGAAGTCGTAGTGTGTCTCCAGAGATGGACGATGTCAAAG tttTCCAGTTGGAAGTCTTGGGTACTCTTCAGAGGGGATTAGAGGAGAATATCGGCTGTGATAATCTTGTGCTGGAGATCAACTCTTTAAA ATATGCCTACAACATCACTCTGAAGGAGGTCATGCAGATTCTGACTAGAGTGGTTCTGGACTTCCCTTTCCAACAGCAGGGTCATCAGCTCACCACCCCCCAGTACACGTCTCTCCTTCTGCCT CTGTTGAAAAGGTGGGCACCAGTCTTCAAAAACTACATCAAGAGAGTGCAGGACTACCTGGACTGCCTGTCGGCCATAGAGGAGTTGTTCCTTGAGCAGGAGACTCACTGGGGTGCTATGGTGAAG GTCCTGATGAACATGTACCAGCTGGAGATCCTGGAGGAGGACACCATCCTGCGCTGGTTCTCCCAGGGAGCCACCACAGACCAGAGCAAACGGCTGCGCAAGAACCAGGGG CTTCAGAAGTTCATCCAGTGGTTGGaagaagcagaggaggagggcgagtgA
- the LOC124472979 gene encoding mitochondrial ubiquitin ligase activator of nfkb 1-A, translating into MSDFQINPLVLIGVGSSFAFSGLFYHLYKEKKEEIRKLKEIPTFRPDQHLVRLLKASPHKRLQYVAIEGLVQAEGEPLASQFVPRCYGVLQRISIQEHWKVWNSLTRTWNSRQRNKKETNNSVPFCLVCPGAYINDLYVKVQAPLQASGCYLERVYHRVRHAEEGLVDMMVQGLSGEKPVSQEETEELLRVGSTLTGFGEVVLEGGQVMRLQAPQGGRQYILVPTDYKSFMDGHESSATMWKGLTAACGITGASLLFGMLHSLFGGRDRKRE; encoded by the exons ATGAGCGACTTTCAGATCAATCCCCTGGTTCTGATTGGAGTTGGATCCAGCTTTGCCTTCTCTGGTTTGTTTTATCACTTATACAAAGAAAAGAAGGAGGAGATTCGAAAACTAAAG GAGATTCCAACTTTTAGACCAGACCAACACTTGGTAAGACTACTGAAGGCATCCCCTCACAAACGACTGCAGTATGTGGCAATAGAAG GGCTGGTCCAGGCAGAAGGTGAACCGCTGGCCAGTCAGTTCGTCCCACGGTGCTATGGTGTGCTCCAGAGGATTTCTATTCAGGAACACTGGAAAGTATGGAACTCCCTCACCAGAACATG GAACTCCAGACAGAGGAACAAAAAGGAGACCAACAACTCAGTTCCCTTCTGCCTGGTGTGCCCCGGAGCGTACATCAACGACCTGTACGTGAAGGTTCAGGCACCACTACAGGCCTCTGGTTGCTACCTGGAGCGGGTCTACCACCGAGTCCGGCACGCGGAGGAGGGCCTGGTGGACATGATGGTCCAGGGCCTCAGTGGTGAGAAGCCTGTGTCCCAAGAGGAAACAGAGGAGCTGCTCCGTGTCGGGAGCACACTGACTGGGTTTGGGGAGGTGGTGCTGGAGGGGGGGCAAGTCATGAGGCTGCAGGCTCCGCAAGGTGGCCGTCAATACATTTTGGTGCCAACTGACTATAAGAGCTTCATGGATGGACATGAGAGCTCAGCCACCATGTGGAAGGGACTGACCGCAGCTTGTGGGATCACAGGGGCCTCTCTGTTGTTTGGCATGCTCCACAGCTTGTTTGGAggaagggacagaaagagagagtag
- the LOC124472145 gene encoding vasoactive intestinal polypeptide receptor-like isoform X1, protein MDVSLSFFVLTLSCTFGTMHSLQMCDIMMEIERERDECLAQMENTTSGCSGMWDKVACWPSARVGKVVTIPCPKYFTYFTNHFHMGNLSKTCTIDGWSEINPDSYALDCGYNPNSTTGEEAGKFYWAVKVGYTIGHSVSLISLTIAIIILCTFRKLHCTRNYIHMNLFVSFILKAIAVFIKDVVLYEVGESDNCQPGPVGCKVVIVFFQYGIMASYFWLLVEGLYLHALLAVSFFSEKKYFWWYILIGWGVPAVFITAWVITKAYSNDMGCWDTIDNHAWWIVKTPILATILVNFILFICIIRILRQKINCRDIGRKESNQYSRLAKSTLLLIPLFGINYIIFAFIPDDIHPRLRLVFDLILGSFQGFGVAVLYCFLNGEAQAEIKRKWRRWLLQRLLGADIKYQQPSLGSNGNNFSTQITMLTKCSPITRRASDCQDDLSSI, encoded by the exons ATGGATGTTTCATTAAGTTTCTTCGTTTTAACATTGTCCTGCACCTTTGGAACG ATGCACAGCCTGCAGATGTGTGACATCATGATGGAGattgagagggaaagagacgaaTGCCTGGCTCAAATGGAAAACACAACATCAG GTTGCAGCGGGATGTGGGACAAGGTGGCCTGCTGGCCCAGTGCAAGAGTGGGAAAAGTGGTCACCATCCCTTGTCCCAAGTACTTTACCTACTTTACTAACCATTTCCACATGG GTAATCTGTCAAAGACCTGCACTATAGACGGCTGGTCAGAGATCAACCCGGACTCTTATGCGTTGGATTGTGGATACAATCCGAATAGTACCACAGGTGAAGAGGCG ggAAAGTTCTACTGGGCGGTCAAAGTAGGTTATACCATCGGCCATAGTGTTTCGCTCATCTCCCTCACCATTGCCATCATTATACTGTGCACTTTCAG GAAGTTGCATTGTACAAGGAACTACATCCACATGAACCTGTTTGTCTCCTTCATACTGAAAGCCATTGCCGTGTTCATTAAGGATGTGGTTCTGTATGAAGTTGGGGAGTCTGATAACTGCCAACCAGGGCCG GTGGGCTGCAAGGTGGTGATCGTGTTCTTCCAGTATGGCATCATGGCCAGCTATTTCTGGCTCCTGGTGGAGGGTCTGTACCTTCACGCCCTGTTGGCTGTCTCATTCTTCTCTGAGAAGAAGTACTTCTGGTGGTATATTCTGATAGGGTGGG GTGTTCCAGCTGTCTTTATTACTGCGTGGGTGATAACTAAAGCTTATTCAAATGATATGGG ATGCTGGGATACAATTGACAACCATGCCTGGTGGATCGTTAAAACGCCAATCTTAGCAACCATACTT GTGAACTTCATTCTCTTCATCTGTATCATCCGGATACTGCGCCAGAAGATAAATTGTCGAGACATAGGAAGAAAGGAATCAAATCAGTACTC GAGACTGGCAAAGTCGACACTGCTCTTGATACCTCTATTTGGGATCAACTACATAATATTTGCCTTCATTCCTGATGACATACACCCACGACTGAGACTGGTCTTCGACCTTATTCTGGGTTCTTTTCAG GGTTTTGGAGTTGCAGTCTTGTATTGCTTCTTAAATGGAGAG gcACAGGCTGAGATTAAGCGCAAGTGGCGCAGGTGGCTCCTGCAGAGGTTACTGGGTGCCGACATTAAGTATCAGCAGCCCTCTCTGGGCAGCAACGGCAACAACTTCAGCACCCAGATCACAATGCTGACTAAGTGCAGCCCCATCACACGCAGGGCCTCAGACTGCCAAGACGACCTTTCATCTATCTGA
- the LOC124472145 gene encoding vasoactive intestinal polypeptide receptor-like isoform X2, with protein MHSLQMCDIMMEIERERDECLAQMENTTSGCSGMWDKVACWPSARVGKVVTIPCPKYFTYFTNHFHMGNLSKTCTIDGWSEINPDSYALDCGYNPNSTTGEEAGKFYWAVKVGYTIGHSVSLISLTIAIIILCTFRKLHCTRNYIHMNLFVSFILKAIAVFIKDVVLYEVGESDNCQPGPVGCKVVIVFFQYGIMASYFWLLVEGLYLHALLAVSFFSEKKYFWWYILIGWGVPAVFITAWVITKAYSNDMGCWDTIDNHAWWIVKTPILATILVNFILFICIIRILRQKINCRDIGRKESNQYSRLAKSTLLLIPLFGINYIIFAFIPDDIHPRLRLVFDLILGSFQGFGVAVLYCFLNGEAQAEIKRKWRRWLLQRLLGADIKYQQPSLGSNGNNFSTQITMLTKCSPITRRASDCQDDLSSI; from the exons ATGCACAGCCTGCAGATGTGTGACATCATGATGGAGattgagagggaaagagacgaaTGCCTGGCTCAAATGGAAAACACAACATCAG GTTGCAGCGGGATGTGGGACAAGGTGGCCTGCTGGCCCAGTGCAAGAGTGGGAAAAGTGGTCACCATCCCTTGTCCCAAGTACTTTACCTACTTTACTAACCATTTCCACATGG GTAATCTGTCAAAGACCTGCACTATAGACGGCTGGTCAGAGATCAACCCGGACTCTTATGCGTTGGATTGTGGATACAATCCGAATAGTACCACAGGTGAAGAGGCG ggAAAGTTCTACTGGGCGGTCAAAGTAGGTTATACCATCGGCCATAGTGTTTCGCTCATCTCCCTCACCATTGCCATCATTATACTGTGCACTTTCAG GAAGTTGCATTGTACAAGGAACTACATCCACATGAACCTGTTTGTCTCCTTCATACTGAAAGCCATTGCCGTGTTCATTAAGGATGTGGTTCTGTATGAAGTTGGGGAGTCTGATAACTGCCAACCAGGGCCG GTGGGCTGCAAGGTGGTGATCGTGTTCTTCCAGTATGGCATCATGGCCAGCTATTTCTGGCTCCTGGTGGAGGGTCTGTACCTTCACGCCCTGTTGGCTGTCTCATTCTTCTCTGAGAAGAAGTACTTCTGGTGGTATATTCTGATAGGGTGGG GTGTTCCAGCTGTCTTTATTACTGCGTGGGTGATAACTAAAGCTTATTCAAATGATATGGG ATGCTGGGATACAATTGACAACCATGCCTGGTGGATCGTTAAAACGCCAATCTTAGCAACCATACTT GTGAACTTCATTCTCTTCATCTGTATCATCCGGATACTGCGCCAGAAGATAAATTGTCGAGACATAGGAAGAAAGGAATCAAATCAGTACTC GAGACTGGCAAAGTCGACACTGCTCTTGATACCTCTATTTGGGATCAACTACATAATATTTGCCTTCATTCCTGATGACATACACCCACGACTGAGACTGGTCTTCGACCTTATTCTGGGTTCTTTTCAG GGTTTTGGAGTTGCAGTCTTGTATTGCTTCTTAAATGGAGAG gcACAGGCTGAGATTAAGCGCAAGTGGCGCAGGTGGCTCCTGCAGAGGTTACTGGGTGCCGACATTAAGTATCAGCAGCCCTCTCTGGGCAGCAACGGCAACAACTTCAGCACCCAGATCACAATGCTGACTAAGTGCAGCCCCATCACACGCAGGGCCTCAGACTGCCAAGACGACCTTTCATCTATCTGA